From the genome of Naumannella halotolerans, one region includes:
- a CDS encoding response regulator transcription factor yields the protein MATILIAEDEQNISRFIDKGLRTAGYGTAVVTDGLSAVDHAGSGGYDLLVLDVGLPRMDGFTVLKALRNMGNPIPIIMCTARDSVDDTINGLDSGADDYLVKPFRFEELLARIRTRLRPPLSAGVQTPSTITHGLIELDPVNRSVRKAGREIELSAREFSMLREFLDHPNQVLTREQLLSRVWGFDFHSASNVVDVYVRYLRGKLGAEVIQTVRGVGYRLGSN from the coding sequence ATGGCAACGATCCTGATCGCCGAGGACGAACAGAACATCTCCCGGTTCATCGACAAGGGATTGCGGACCGCCGGGTACGGCACGGCGGTGGTGACCGACGGCCTGAGCGCTGTTGATCATGCCGGCAGTGGTGGCTACGACCTGCTGGTGCTGGATGTCGGGTTGCCGCGGATGGACGGATTCACCGTACTGAAGGCATTGCGGAACATGGGCAACCCGATTCCGATCATCATGTGCACCGCCCGCGACAGTGTCGACGACACGATCAACGGACTGGACAGCGGGGCCGATGACTATCTGGTGAAGCCCTTCCGGTTCGAGGAACTGCTGGCCCGGATCCGAACCCGGTTGCGGCCGCCGCTGAGTGCCGGGGTGCAGACACCGTCGACGATCACCCATGGGTTGATCGAACTCGACCCGGTCAATCGATCGGTACGCAAGGCCGGCCGGGAGATCGAGTTGTCGGCCCGTGAGTTCTCCATGCTGCGCGAGTTCCTCGACCACCCCAACCAGGTGCTGACCCGCGAGCAGCTGCTCTCCAGGGTGTGGGGCTTCGACTTCCACTCCGCATCGAATGTGGTCGATGTCTATGTGCGCTACCTGCGGGGCAAACTCGGCGCCGAGGTGATCCAGACCGTGCGTGGGGTCGGCTACCGGCTCGGCTCGAACTGA
- a CDS encoding glycosyltransferase family protein, whose product MIDESGTSGRPHRVMLYSHDSVGLGHTRRNRELAHALARSLPELTQRSVTGLLVSGLETPSAGLPSGFDAVRLPAIRKSKHAYKPRHLQMTLESVVDLRSAVLHATVRQLLPDLMIIDRHPFGIGGELLPSLRRLREEHPQARIVLGLRDVLDSPGVVRAESQELTRHGGVDELIDAVWVYGDPMVHDLSAELPDCLAEKVFHTGYLAHGRRCSDDEAEQPYVLTTVGGGADGLAVCAAAARAEVPAGHRHLIVTGPQMPEADQEQVRRAAGLQTSVLSDVPDVHALVRRAAAVISMVGYNTACEILNTQVPALLVPREKPRLEQKIRADAFARHGLADTVGIEQVSGTVIGDWLRTAIGRKVDREVIGLSGLAAVPGLAAAQLAQGRTRGAGLAV is encoded by the coding sequence ATGATCGACGAGAGCGGCACATCAGGCAGACCGCATCGGGTGATGCTGTACTCCCACGACTCGGTCGGTCTGGGACACACCCGACGCAACCGAGAGCTTGCACACGCCTTGGCGCGGTCGCTGCCGGAGCTGACCCAGCGGTCGGTGACCGGGCTGCTGGTCAGTGGTCTGGAGACACCGTCGGCCGGTCTGCCGAGCGGATTCGATGCGGTACGCCTGCCGGCCATCCGGAAATCGAAGCACGCCTACAAGCCGCGCCACCTGCAGATGACCCTGGAATCGGTGGTCGACCTGCGCTCGGCGGTACTGCATGCGACGGTACGCCAGCTGCTGCCGGACCTGATGATCATCGACCGCCATCCGTTCGGGATCGGTGGCGAACTGCTGCCGAGCCTGCGTCGGCTGCGCGAGGAACATCCGCAGGCACGGATCGTGCTCGGGTTGCGCGATGTGCTGGATTCGCCCGGGGTGGTCCGTGCGGAGTCGCAGGAGCTGACCCGTCACGGTGGCGTCGACGAGTTGATCGACGCGGTCTGGGTCTACGGCGACCCGATGGTGCACGACCTGAGCGCCGAACTGCCCGACTGCCTGGCGGAGAAGGTCTTCCACACCGGTTACCTCGCCCACGGTCGTCGTTGTTCCGATGACGAGGCCGAGCAGCCCTATGTGCTGACCACGGTCGGCGGTGGTGCCGACGGCCTTGCCGTCTGTGCCGCAGCTGCTCGCGCCGAGGTGCCGGCCGGCCATCGGCACCTGATCGTCACCGGCCCGCAAATGCCCGAGGCCGACCAGGAGCAGGTACGCCGCGCGGCCGGACTGCAGACGAGTGTGCTCAGCGACGTACCGGATGTGCATGCGCTGGTCCGGAGGGCCGCAGCCGTGATCTCGATGGTCGGTTACAACACCGCCTGCGAGATCCTGAACACCCAGGTGCCCGCGCTGCTGGTGCCGCGGGAGAAGCCGCGTCTGGAGCAGAAGATCCGCGCCGATGCCTTCGCCAGGCACGGCCTCGCCGACACCGTCGGGATCGAACAGGTTTCCGGCACGGTGATCGGCGACTGGCTGCGGACCGCCATCGGCCGCAAGGTCGACCGCGAGGTGATCGGTCTGTCGGGACTGGCAGCCGTACCGGGGCTGGCCGCCGCCCAACTCGCCCAGGGACGCACGAGGGGAGCCGGCCTTGCTGTCTGA
- a CDS encoding ABC transporter ATP-binding protein, producing the protein MKIKERALRRTLQILRPHTGGQRALAAAGGVALLFEVVFRVLEPWPVKFVVDAVTTSLGADLAVDAPRATVQFLVACGLATISIIGLRAVCNYLGTVALALVGSKVTTRLRQQVFEHVTELSMRYHSRSRRGDVVQRLVSDVGRLQEVLITAGMPMVVNVVTLLAMGGVMLWMDPLLTLAIVGASAAYLLLAWQMSPKITKAARKTRRSEGDLANIANETLGAMQTVQAYNLQHATADQFRGRNSKSLTDGVQARRLSASLERSTDVVVGVCVALVLVFGGYRVTQMQMTPGDLVLFLTYLKTSMKPLRDMAKYTGRIAKATASGERVADLLDERFDIVSPPNPVPVPADAGHIVLDSVTAAYDNQVPVLRELSLTIPREQQIALVGPSGSGKSTMASLLLRMIDPVQGAVSLDGHDLRELDLRQLRERIAFVPQEAVLFTGTIADNIRQGNPEASDAELRRAARAARVDEFVSRLPEGYETEIGERGGTLSGGQRQRIALARALLRDAPIVLLDEPTSGLDRENAAAVREAIGALSVGRTTIMITHDELMARSCDRVVWLSEGRVRWDGPAAAPWPAGLMAESADDVWDRSRSLQPAGGVQ; encoded by the coding sequence ATGAAGATCAAGGAACGCGCGCTGCGCCGTACCCTGCAGATCCTGCGTCCGCACACCGGCGGACAGCGGGCCCTGGCCGCGGCCGGCGGTGTGGCCCTGCTGTTCGAGGTCGTCTTCCGGGTGCTGGAACCCTGGCCGGTGAAGTTCGTGGTGGATGCGGTGACCACCTCCCTCGGCGCCGATCTGGCTGTCGATGCCCCGCGGGCCACCGTGCAGTTCCTGGTCGCCTGTGGCCTGGCCACGATCTCGATCATCGGCCTGCGCGCGGTCTGCAACTACCTCGGTACGGTCGCCCTGGCCCTGGTCGGCTCCAAGGTCACCACCCGCCTGCGGCAACAGGTCTTCGAACATGTCACCGAGTTGTCGATGCGCTACCACTCGCGCAGCCGGCGCGGCGATGTCGTGCAACGGCTGGTCTCCGATGTCGGCAGGCTGCAGGAGGTGTTGATCACCGCCGGGATGCCGATGGTGGTCAATGTGGTGACCCTGCTCGCGATGGGCGGAGTGATGCTGTGGATGGATCCGCTGCTGACCCTGGCCATCGTCGGAGCCTCGGCGGCGTACCTGCTGCTGGCATGGCAGATGAGCCCGAAGATCACCAAGGCCGCACGGAAGACCCGACGCAGTGAGGGCGATCTCGCCAACATCGCCAACGAGACCCTCGGTGCGATGCAGACGGTGCAGGCCTACAACCTGCAGCATGCGACCGCCGACCAGTTCCGGGGCCGGAACTCGAAGTCGCTCACCGACGGGGTGCAGGCCCGTCGTCTGTCGGCCTCGTTGGAACGCTCCACCGATGTGGTGGTCGGCGTCTGTGTCGCCCTGGTGCTGGTCTTCGGCGGCTACCGGGTGACCCAGATGCAGATGACCCCCGGTGACCTGGTGCTCTTCCTGACCTATCTGAAGACGTCGATGAAACCGCTGCGGGACATGGCGAAGTACACCGGCCGGATCGCCAAGGCCACTGCTTCGGGTGAGCGGGTGGCCGATCTGCTCGACGAACGCTTCGACATCGTCAGCCCGCCGAATCCGGTGCCGGTGCCGGCCGATGCCGGACATATCGTGCTCGATTCGGTCACCGCCGCCTACGACAACCAGGTGCCGGTTCTGCGGGAGCTGTCATTGACGATCCCGCGGGAACAGCAGATCGCGCTGGTCGGCCCGTCCGGTTCGGGCAAGTCGACCATGGCCAGCCTGCTGCTGCGGATGATCGATCCGGTGCAGGGGGCGGTCAGCCTAGACGGCCACGACCTGCGGGAGCTGGATCTGCGCCAGCTGCGGGAGCGGATCGCCTTCGTACCGCAGGAGGCGGTGCTGTTCACCGGGACCATCGCCGACAACATCCGGCAAGGGAATCCCGAGGCCAGCGATGCCGAACTGCGGCGGGCGGCCCGGGCGGCCCGGGTCGACGAATTCGTCTCCCGGCTCCCGGAGGGGTACGAGACCGAGATCGGTGAGCGCGGCGGTACCCTGTCCGGCGGTCAGCGGCAACGGATCGCGTTGGCCAGGGCACTGTTGCGCGATGCCCCGATCGTGCTGCTGGACGAACCGACCAGCGGTCTAGACCGGGAGAACGCGGCGGCGGTACGGGAGGCGATCGGCGCGCTGAGCGTCGGGCGTACCACCATCATGATCACCCACGACGAGCTGATGGCCCGCAGTTGCGACCGAGTGGTCTGGTTGAGCGAGGGCAGGGTGCGCTGGGACGGGCCCGCCGCAGCGCCCTGGCCGGCCGGTCTGATGGCCGAGTCCGCCGACGACGTCTGGGACCGGTCCCGTTCGCTGCAGCCGGCCGGGGGAGTGCAGTGA
- the tuf gene encoding elongation factor Tu codes for MAKAKFERTKPHVNIGTIGHIDHGKTTLTAAISKVLHDKYPDLNEASPFDQIDKAPEERQRGITISIAHIEYQTEARHYAHVDCPGHADYVKNMITGAAQMDGAILVVAATDGPMPQTREHVLLARQVGVPSIVVALNKCDMVDDEELIELVEMEVRELLTDNEFDGDNAPVVRVAAYPALQGDEKWADSILELMNAVDEYIPQPERETDKPFLMPVEDVFTITGRGTVVTGRIERGVVKVNETVDIIGIRDTKQTTTVTGVEMFRKLLDEGQAGENVGLLLRGTKKEDVERGMVVIKPGSTTPHTEFEARVYILNKDEGGRHKPFFSNYSPQFYFRTTDVTGEIELPEGTEMVMPGDNTDMTVKLIHPIAMEEELKFAIREGGRTVGAGRVTKILK; via the coding sequence GTGGCAAAGGCCAAGTTCGAGCGGACCAAGCCGCACGTCAACATCGGCACCATCGGGCACATCGACCACGGCAAGACCACTCTGACCGCGGCGATCTCGAAGGTGCTCCACGACAAGTACCCCGACCTCAACGAGGCATCGCCGTTCGACCAGATCGACAAGGCACCCGAAGAGCGTCAGCGCGGTATCACGATCTCGATCGCCCACATCGAGTACCAGACCGAGGCGCGGCACTACGCCCACGTGGACTGCCCCGGACACGCCGACTACGTGAAGAACATGATCACCGGTGCGGCGCAGATGGACGGCGCGATCCTGGTCGTGGCCGCCACCGACGGTCCGATGCCGCAGACCCGCGAGCACGTGCTGCTGGCCCGCCAGGTCGGCGTGCCGTCGATCGTGGTCGCCCTGAACAAGTGCGACATGGTCGACGACGAGGAGCTCATCGAGCTCGTCGAGATGGAGGTCCGCGAACTGCTGACCGACAACGAGTTCGACGGTGACAACGCTCCGGTCGTCCGCGTGGCCGCCTACCCGGCGCTGCAGGGTGACGAGAAGTGGGCCGACTCCATCCTCGAGCTGATGAACGCCGTGGACGAGTACATCCCGCAGCCCGAGCGTGAGACCGACAAGCCGTTCCTGATGCCGGTCGAGGATGTCTTCACCATCACCGGTCGTGGCACCGTGGTGACCGGTCGTATCGAGCGTGGCGTCGTCAAGGTCAACGAGACCGTCGACATCATCGGCATCCGCGACACCAAGCAGACCACCACGGTCACCGGTGTCGAGATGTTCCGGAAGTTGCTCGACGAGGGCCAGGCCGGTGAGAACGTCGGCCTGCTGCTCCGCGGCACCAAGAAGGAAGACGTCGAGCGCGGCATGGTTGTCATCAAGCCGGGTTCGACCACCCCGCACACCGAGTTCGAGGCCCGCGTCTACATCCTGAACAAGGACGAGGGTGGCCGTCACAAGCCGTTCTTCTCGAACTACAGCCCGCAGTTCTACTTCCGTACCACCGACGTGACCGGTGAGATCGAGCTCCCCGAGGGCACCGAGATGGTGATGCCCGGTGACAACACCGACATGACCGTCAAGCTGATCCACCCGATCGCCATGGAGGAGGAGCTGAAGTTCGCCATCCGTGAGGGCGGTCGGACCGTCGGCGCCGGCCGTGTGACCAAGATCCTCAAGTGA
- a CDS encoding glycosyltransferase family 4 protein: MSTAARIPAVDPGRKQRPRVAQVVADPGIGVFGRKGASVHVQEIARAWRNRGWDPHLYCLRTGDDLPDDLGTVPVTRIKVRADRSDTAAREQAVAAAADEIAARVIEDGCDLVYERYSLFSTVAQQVAAALGVPAVLEVNAPLIDEQRRHRELVDAALAQTCLRRQLQAADVVVAVSAPVAEWLTEHVPVPVRVIPNGVNTDRIRQVSPSTGTPVAVFVGTLKPWHGAAELVRAAALADGHWTLRIIGDGPEGPALRKLAAELGVSVDFRGAVAPSEVPGQLQGCTVGVAPYPVSGDHYFSPLKVYEYAAAGLPIVATDIGDIADVVRPATGELLPEPRPELLDAAIRRLVADPSRAARMGASARLLVGAAHSWDAVLGSTVGDLIPAVIGGER, encoded by the coding sequence ATGTCCACAGCAGCCCGGATCCCCGCCGTCGATCCCGGCCGGAAGCAGCGGCCACGCGTCGCCCAGGTGGTCGCCGATCCCGGTATCGGGGTGTTCGGCCGCAAGGGTGCCTCGGTGCACGTGCAGGAGATCGCCCGTGCCTGGCGCAACCGCGGCTGGGATCCCCACCTCTACTGCCTGCGCACCGGTGACGACCTGCCGGATGACCTCGGAACGGTTCCGGTCACCCGGATCAAGGTGCGCGCCGACCGCAGTGACACCGCAGCCCGGGAGCAGGCGGTGGCCGCGGCCGCCGACGAGATCGCCGCCCGCGTGATCGAGGACGGCTGCGACCTCGTCTACGAGCGGTACTCGCTGTTCTCCACCGTCGCCCAGCAGGTGGCCGCAGCCCTCGGGGTGCCGGCGGTGCTGGAGGTGAACGCGCCGCTGATCGACGAGCAGCGGCGGCATCGGGAACTGGTCGACGCCGCACTGGCGCAGACCTGTCTGCGCCGCCAACTGCAGGCTGCCGATGTGGTGGTCGCCGTGTCCGCACCCGTGGCGGAGTGGCTCACCGAACACGTCCCGGTCCCGGTGCGGGTGATCCCCAACGGTGTGAACACCGACCGGATCCGGCAGGTGAGTCCGAGCACCGGGACACCGGTCGCGGTCTTCGTCGGTACGTTGAAGCCCTGGCACGGTGCCGCCGAACTGGTGCGCGCCGCGGCGCTCGCCGACGGTCACTGGACCCTGCGGATCATCGGTGACGGTCCCGAGGGGCCGGCACTGCGCAAACTCGCTGCAGAGCTCGGCGTCAGCGTCGACTTCCGTGGTGCCGTGGCCCCCAGCGAGGTCCCCGGACAGCTGCAGGGATGCACCGTCGGCGTTGCTCCCTATCCGGTCAGTGGTGATCACTATTTCTCCCCGCTGAAGGTCTACGAGTATGCCGCCGCCGGGTTGCCGATCGTCGCCACCGACATCGGTGACATCGCCGATGTGGTCCGGCCGGCCACCGGCGAACTGCTCCCCGAACCGCGCCCGGAGCTGTTGGACGCCGCCATTCGGCGACTGGTCGCCGATCCGTCCCGGGCTGCCCGGATGGGTGCCTCGGCACGGTTGCTGGTCGGCGCTGCCCACTCCTGGGATGCGGTGCTGGGATCCACGGTGGGCGATCTGATCCCCGCCGTCATCGGAGGTGAGCGATGA
- a CDS encoding DUF6918 family protein — protein sequence MPTLSEVLLSPANLPGVHADLRALIDAEVADKTGPSGLAVKGGYAAVKKVSPSVIDDAVKSLWPKYVTALEPLWNRWAGAGDFGAFLASHADEAADALLGVTDERIAVTSKQAIKKVYSTMRPSAKKNVIAALPRLGALVQKWSG from the coding sequence GTGCCCACCCTGTCCGAAGTCCTGCTCTCGCCGGCGAACCTGCCCGGCGTCCATGCCGATCTCCGCGCCCTGATCGATGCCGAGGTGGCCGACAAGACCGGACCCAGCGGACTCGCGGTGAAAGGCGGGTACGCGGCGGTGAAGAAGGTCAGCCCGTCGGTCATCGATGACGCGGTGAAGAGCCTGTGGCCGAAGTACGTGACCGCCCTCGAACCGCTCTGGAACCGCTGGGCCGGTGCCGGTGACTTCGGTGCCTTCTTGGCAAGTCATGCCGACGAGGCCGCGGATGCGCTGCTCGGGGTGACCGACGAGAGGATCGCCGTCACCAGCAAGCAGGCGATCAAGAAGGTCTACTCCACGATGCGCCCCTCGGCCAAGAAGAACGTCATCGCCGCCCTGCCGCGGCTCGGCGCCCTGGTCCAGAAATGGTCGGGTTGA
- a CDS encoding sensor histidine kinase has translation MSTELTRQAEGPAELGEQPAPRRPRPGSRLRGSVRVRILAAILSMLAGSMFLIGALQYSAQLTELETRVRTDLQQEVEELQTLGDGVPDEGVAPYDDPDELFRDFLRQSVPGTNEAMIGIVDDRIVYRQPENNVDVTNPLVLAEALRVATPGQAVISELQVGDTTLEMITATVQVEGADPNLQYLLVVAIDIGSQREAIYASIMNYAALATGALIIAAVAGYLIAGRLLRPLVELREATSTIDSGDLSRRVQVREPDNDVARLAVNFNAMLDRLQGGFRDQQQFLDDAAHELRTPLTILRGNLETMDVHDPTDVDQVRSLAVDEVDRMDRLVNDLLLLARSRRPDFLRWEPVDVDDLAAEAFARIRVISEREWRLTDPVGGTVVADRQRLLQAIVQLAANAVKYSAPGDLIELGLQWETGDRDRVLVISLRDTGVGIEEHQLRRIFDRFQQVRESTRGEGLGLGLAIVRAIAVGHGGEVGVRSAFGVGSIFEIRIPAVAGSGSKAQDETSEEDEQVWQRS, from the coding sequence ATGTCGACTGAGCTCACCCGGCAGGCCGAGGGCCCGGCCGAGCTCGGTGAGCAGCCCGCACCTCGGCGCCCACGTCCGGGGAGCCGACTGCGGGGATCGGTGCGGGTCCGGATTCTGGCGGCGATCCTGAGCATGTTGGCCGGCTCGATGTTCCTGATCGGGGCGCTGCAGTACTCGGCCCAGCTGACCGAGCTGGAGACCCGGGTGCGGACCGATCTGCAGCAGGAGGTCGAGGAGCTGCAGACCCTCGGTGACGGGGTCCCGGACGAAGGGGTGGCGCCCTATGACGATCCGGACGAGTTGTTCCGGGACTTCCTGCGCCAATCCGTACCCGGTACCAACGAGGCGATGATCGGCATCGTCGACGACCGGATCGTCTACCGGCAACCGGAGAACAACGTCGACGTGACCAATCCGCTGGTCCTGGCCGAGGCGTTGCGGGTGGCGACACCGGGGCAGGCGGTGATCAGTGAACTGCAGGTCGGCGACACGACCCTGGAGATGATCACCGCCACCGTGCAGGTGGAGGGTGCCGACCCGAATCTGCAGTATTTGCTGGTGGTGGCCATCGACATCGGTTCCCAGCGGGAGGCGATCTATGCCTCGATCATGAACTATGCGGCACTGGCGACCGGTGCGTTGATCATCGCCGCGGTCGCCGGTTACCTGATCGCGGGGCGACTGCTGCGGCCGCTGGTGGAGTTGCGGGAGGCCACCTCCACCATCGACAGTGGTGATCTGTCGCGGCGGGTGCAGGTGCGTGAACCGGACAACGATGTCGCCCGGCTCGCGGTCAACTTCAACGCCATGCTCGACCGCCTGCAGGGCGGGTTTCGTGATCAGCAGCAGTTCCTCGACGATGCCGCCCACGAGTTGCGGACACCGTTGACGATCCTGCGGGGAAATCTGGAGACGATGGATGTCCACGATCCCACCGATGTCGACCAGGTCCGCTCCCTGGCTGTCGACGAGGTGGACCGGATGGACCGGTTGGTGAACGACCTGCTGCTGCTGGCTCGCAGCCGTCGCCCCGATTTCCTGCGCTGGGAACCGGTGGATGTCGACGATCTGGCAGCCGAGGCCTTCGCTCGGATCCGGGTGATCAGCGAGCGCGAGTGGCGTCTGACCGATCCGGTCGGCGGGACCGTGGTGGCCGATCGTCAGCGGCTGCTGCAGGCGATCGTCCAGTTGGCGGCCAATGCAGTGAAGTACAGCGCCCCGGGGGACCTGATCGAGCTGGGTCTGCAATGGGAGACCGGTGACCGCGACCGGGTCCTGGTCATCTCCCTGCGGGACACCGGGGTCGGCATCGAGGAGCACCAGCTGCGCCGGATCTTCGACCGTTTCCAGCAGGTGCGGGAGAGTACGCGCGGTGAGGGCCTGGGACTGGGCCTGGCGATCGTTCGGGCGATCGCTGTCGGGCACGGCGGCGAGGTCGGGGTCCGCTCGGCCTTCGGTGTCGGCAGCATCTTCGAGATCCGGATCCCCGCCGTGGCCGGATCGGGCAGCAAGGCCCAGGACGAGACCAGCGAGGAGGACGAACAGGTATGGCAACGATCCTGA
- a CDS encoding glycosyltransferase family 4 protein: MTEKPHIGYVVKVYPRYSETFIVTEILAREAAGEKLSIFSLRPTTDARFQPEIARVQAPVHHVGKPHKLSDAAVVMAAAERVLPDFGPRFGALMPWLVRFDPVDVLQGVEVATAAADAGIDHLHAHFASVQARVAWLAAKLLGISFSVTTHAKDIFHKSIDREVLALILRDADQVITISDYNHAYLREQFGELGARVTVVRNGLELERFPFTAPDEVGQTLNIAAVGRLVAKKGFAVLIDAVSVATGAGLRCRVRIAGDGELRRELQTQIIANGLVDTVELIGPRSQTELQELMNWADVMVVPSVNAADGNAEGLPTVLLEAMARGVPCIASAVTGIPEAIWPAENPGERTGTLVPPGDPAALATALIAAADPSHPRMQIAANARRLIETEYDSRRQAAKLAALQTITSGREAGR; encoded by the coding sequence GTGACCGAGAAACCGCACATCGGATACGTGGTGAAGGTCTACCCGCGCTATTCGGAGACCTTCATCGTCACCGAGATCCTGGCCCGGGAGGCGGCAGGGGAGAAGTTGTCGATCTTCTCCCTGCGCCCCACCACCGATGCCCGGTTCCAGCCCGAGATCGCCCGGGTCCAGGCACCGGTGCACCACGTCGGGAAACCGCACAAGTTGAGCGATGCCGCGGTGGTGATGGCCGCCGCCGAGCGGGTGCTTCCCGACTTCGGCCCGCGCTTCGGCGCACTGATGCCCTGGCTGGTCAGGTTCGATCCGGTGGATGTGCTGCAGGGCGTCGAGGTGGCGACCGCCGCCGCCGATGCGGGTATCGATCACCTGCATGCCCACTTCGCCTCGGTACAGGCCCGGGTTGCCTGGTTGGCGGCGAAACTGCTGGGGATCAGCTTCTCGGTCACCACCCATGCCAAGGACATCTTCCACAAGTCGATCGACCGTGAGGTGCTGGCGCTGATCCTGCGCGACGCCGACCAAGTGATCACCATCAGCGACTACAACCATGCCTACCTGCGCGAACAGTTCGGTGAGCTCGGTGCCCGGGTCACCGTGGTACGCAACGGGCTCGAACTGGAACGCTTCCCCTTCACCGCCCCCGATGAGGTCGGACAGACGCTGAACATCGCCGCGGTGGGCCGATTGGTCGCCAAGAAGGGGTTCGCCGTACTCATCGATGCCGTGTCGGTCGCCACCGGGGCGGGCCTGCGGTGCCGGGTACGGATCGCCGGCGACGGGGAGCTGCGCCGCGAGCTGCAGACCCAGATCATCGCCAACGGGCTGGTCGACACCGTCGAGCTGATCGGACCCCGCAGCCAGACCGAGTTGCAGGAGTTGATGAACTGGGCCGATGTGATGGTGGTGCCGAGCGTCAACGCCGCCGACGGCAATGCCGAGGGCCTGCCGACGGTGCTGCTGGAGGCGATGGCTCGGGGCGTGCCCTGCATCGCCTCGGCGGTCACCGGTATCCCGGAGGCGATCTGGCCGGCGGAGAACCCCGGGGAGCGAACCGGGACGCTCGTACCACCGGGTGATCCGGCCGCACTCGCCACCGCCCTGATCGCAGCAGCCGACCCGTCCCATCCGCGGATGCAGATCGCCGCCAATGCCCGGCGACTGATCGAGACCGAATACGACTCCCGCAGGCAGGCGGCCAAGCTGGCGGCCCTGCAGACGATCACCAGCGGTCGGGAAGCAGGAAGATGA